In Papaver somniferum cultivar HN1 chromosome 1, ASM357369v1, whole genome shotgun sequence, a genomic segment contains:
- the LOC113316459 gene encoding uncharacterized protein LOC113316459, which produces MANLPNAEKFLKTIGMGKKDRYFWKQIGKALLCTYTVFGLAWWYNETSPLGWWTLMPRPKEEREMAHLYERRKYPYPGDEEAMEQFVASGGMIGTTISPKGFVDSGNDSDNFQKQLQSKKFEQESLKLWFRMRNEVISELQEKGFDVE; this is translated from the exons ATGGCGAATTTACCTAACGCAGAGAAGTTTCTGAA AACAATAGGGATGGGAAAGAAAGATCGCTACTTTTGGAAGCAAATTGGCAAAGCTTTACTCTGCACGTATACGGTCTTTGGTTTGGCTTGGTGGTACAATGAAACATCTCCACTTGGTTGGTGGACACTTATGCCACGCCCTAAG GAAGAGAGAGAGATGGCTCATCTTTACGAGCGTAGGAAATATCCTTATCCAGGTGATGAAGAAGCAATGGAGCAGTTTGTTGCAAGTGGGGGCATGATCGGAACCACCATCAGTCCAAAAGGGTTTGTTGATTCTGGAAATGACTCCGACAACTTTCAGAAGCAATTACAGTCGAAGAAATTTGAAcaagaatccttgaagttatggttCCGGATGAGGAATGAGGTCATTTCTGAACTCCAAGAGAAAGGGTTTGATGTTGAATAG
- the LOC113316439 gene encoding SUN domain-containing protein 1-like, which yields MSASTVANPAAAVNSNSPSLSQGSRRRTVTVMEKKSANFERVEEGGGGVSEPVRNEEGRDLSHTIRGETPLDRERNLSSSVQVKKGLGDSTISPRRKKVVSRSPAKPLWRTLLSVFAKNLVLLLVLVGLVQMIRILALQSRDGVVSSDIEDRIAEVEKFLKTTTKMMQVQVEVVERKIESEVGGLRREITKKVEEKGVKYETELKRLEAKADELGKSFAELKDSGILTKEDFDRFLDDFKKNNVDGSEKEISLDDIRAFAKEIVEKEIEKHAADGLGMVDYALASGGGWVLDHSEPFMHTKGSGWLPFRNQYGAHRDAQRVLEPSFGEPGKCFPLQGRSGYVVIKLRTAIIPEAVTVEHVSKSVAYDRSSAPKDIRVSGWYQTSEAIAASGGADLSRQDEKKMFMLSEFVYDLDRSSAQTFKVDSGENRIVNTVRFDFDSNHGGPHMCIYRLRVHGHEPDSVAISESEL from the coding sequence ATGTCTGCATCAACAGTCGCAAATCCTGCAGCAGCAGTGAATAGCAATAGCCCTTCCTTGTCACAGGGTTCAAGGAGAAGAACTGTTACGGTTATGGAAAAGAAATCTGCCAACTTTGAGAgagttgaagaaggtggtggtggagtTTCTGAACCTGTTAGGAATGAGGAAGGGAGGGATCTGAGCCATACCATCAGGGGAGAAACTCCACTTGATAGAGagagaaacttatcatcatctgTGCAAGTGAAGAAAGGTCTTGGGGACTCCACAATTTCCCCTCGTCGTAAGAAAGTCGTGTCTAGATCCCCTGCGAAACCCTTATGGAGGACTCTACTCAGTGTTTTTGCCAAGAATTTGGTGCTTCTTCTTGTACTTGTTGGGCTTGTGCAAATGATTCGGATTTTGGCTCTTCAATCTAGGGATGGTGTTGTTTCTTCAGATATCGAGGATCGAATTGCGGAGGTGGAGAAGTTTCTGAAGACAACTACAAAGATGATGCAAGTTCAAGTGGAAGTTGTGGAAAGGAAGATTGAGAGTGAAGTTGGTGGTTTAAGAAGAGAAATTactaaaaaagttgaagaaaaaggtGTCAAGTATGAGACTGAGTTGAAAAGGTTAGAAGCTAAGGCGGATGAATTGGGTAAATCTTTTGCTGAGTTGAAGGATAGTGGAATATTAACGAAGGAAGACTTTGAtagatttttggatgattttaagaagaacaatgttgatggaagcgaaaaagaaataaGTTTGGATGATATCAGGGCTTTTGCTAAGGAGATCgttgaaaaagaaattgagaaacaTGCAGCGGATGGACTTGGAATGGTTGATTATGCATTAGCTTCTGGGGGAGGCTGGGTACTTGACCATTCTGAACCCTTCATGCATACAAAAGGTTCAGGTTGGCTTCCTTTTAGGAACCAGTATGGAGCTCATCGTGATGCACAAAGGGTATTGGAACCGAGTTTTGGGGAGCCAGGTAAATGTTTTCCTCTCCAAGGAAGGTCTGGGTATGTGGTAATAAAGTTGCGGACAGCAATTATTCCGGAGGCTGTGACTGTGGAACATGTTTCTAAGAGCGTAGCTTATGACAGATCGAGTGCTCCAAAGGACATCCGtgtctctggctggtatcaaacaAGTGAGGCTATTGCTGCTAGTGGTGGTGCTGATCTATCTCGTcaggatgagaagaagatgtttatgCTGTCTGAGTTTGTTTATGATCTTGACAGAAGTAGTGCACAAACCTTCAAAGTGGACTCAGGAGAAAACCGGATTGTTAATACAGTCAGATTTGACTTTGATTCGAACCATGGAGGCCCTCACATGTGCATATACCGCCTGAGGGTTCATGGCCATGAACCTGACTCAGTAGCTATATCTGAATCTGAGTTATAG